CGCCAGGATAATTCCCGCGGCCAATACGCCCAGGATAATCCAGCCCTGCGCGGCGTCATCTCTTTTTCCCGCTTGAAAATCTTGCAGCGGCTCCGGCATGCGCCCAAACAGGCAGGGACTGTAAAGCATCACGCGGCGATTGTTATGGACCTGCAATTCACTGCGGAAAGGAATATTTTTATAAAAGTAGCCCGCCACCCGCACGCTTTGTTGCCGCAGTTTTTCGGGTGTCAGCCCCCGTGGTAATTCGCGGGCATTAAAAATGAATTGCAGTGTTCCCAATTTTTGTTTTTCAAATCGAATTTGCGGCGGTTCGCCAGCCTGCGCGGCGGGTTCGGACACGGCAATTTTTAATTCCACCTCCCGCGGCAGCATTTGGGATATGCCTAATTGATAGTAATGGTCAAAACCTAGTTCGGCGACTCGTTCGGGATCATTGATCGGTTGGCGTATCACCCAATCCACAACGCCGGTCAACACCTGCGGTTTTCCCCGTTGATCCGCGGGACTTTCCAAAAGCTGGACCAAATCGCGATTAGCGTCGGCGGGCAGGGCGGAGGACAGGGGGGCCGACTGGGCAACGGCCAACAAGGCATAGAACGCGTCGTTTTCCGCCAGATGCAAATCCGCGTTGGGTTTGACACTGTCCCACAAGCCATGATCAAAGCCTAACTTGCCCAAATCTGTCGGCGGCAACCACGCCAGATTCGCCGCGACAAAGTACAGGTCGCCGCCGTCCGCCTTAAGAAACGTTCCCCGCGTCCGCACCAGATCTTCCAACGGGACCAGCGCGTTCCACGCTTGCGGCGCTTGGCGGGTAAAAACAAAAATCCGCGCGCCCTTTTCCGGAACTGATAGCTCGCTCAGATAAATCCCCTCCAGGTCCCCGCGCTGGGCCAATTGCGTCAAATAATCCCAGTCCCGCAATCGCGGATTGGGTGCTTGGGCGGGATCGGCGGGCCGCGACTGGTCCTCAGAAAGGGGGAATTTGGTTCCGGGGCTAAGGTTCACATATCCCCGCAACCGTCCCTCCAACAGAAAGCTTCCCCCCTGCCAGGTTTGCGGTTGGCTTTGGAATGCCTGCCAGCCGGGAACGGCTTGGGTCAGTTCACGCAAGCGACCGGAGGGAATCTTGGGCAGAAATCGCAAAAATTTTAACAGAACTTCATACTCTTGATCCTGGATCGCCGTGTTTTGCTCCACACGCCGCAGCAAACTGTCATCTATGTCGAGTTCTCGCCAAAATTCCCGCGCTGCTTTTACTTGGGCGTTGGCCGCGGGAAGGGCATCATCATTCATCGAGATGCCACTGTCATGATCCGACGGAACTAATCCCGCGGCAGTCCCGCCCGGGTTGGAGGTAGCGCCGGGCGTATCTGGCGAGCTAGCAGCCGGAGGACTTTCCTGGCTGTACACTCCTCCCAGACAAAACAGGCTGGCCAAGCAAACCGCAAGAGACACGCAAAAAAAAGTTTGCCGCATAATCGCGTCGCTACAGAGGAAGGTCTTTGGCCTCCGCCAATTTACGCAAAGCCTCGCGGGGGTCTTCATCGACCACCGGTTCTATACCCAGCTTTTGGCGTCGCATTTGGTCTCCAGCCTGTGGAATTTCAAACGTGGTTTTCTTGCGCCAAAAAAACCAAAACAATCCAACGAATACAACTCCACTGATTAACAGAGCCGCAAATAACCACTGCTCGGGACTGACGGAGGGGGCGGGGAGGGGGGCTTTTTCGGCTGTGGGTTCGCGCGCGGCGGCCAGACTGACGGTCTGCGCAAGCATCGCGGGGGCCTTGCGCTCTTCATCCACGGCTTTATAAATCAACAACTTATAAAAAATCCCCGTCACCGAAATTCGGGGGGGCTTTTGGGGAAAATGAAAACGTCGCGGCAACGTGGGGTCCGCCACTCCCCTTGGTAAATCGGGGGGTAATTCCAGGCAATAGACAAAGACGGGCGTATCTTTTTGATCCTGCAAACCCAGGCCCACCTCGTAATATTTATCTAAGCCCAGCGGATTATCCGCTCCGGCGGGCATTTCCTGATACCAGATCAAATGCCCCCGCAACTGAATCGCCCGGCCCCGAAACGTACCGGGATTGGTGTATAGCTCGCGAAATAAGCGCACCGGCGTGGCCTCTGCCGTCAATTGCTCTGGGGTGGTTTTGGATAATACTCCTAAGATGTGATACCACACGTCGTATTCGGCAGCGCGGGTAAAGGTGGAATCCTTGATCATGGCCAGTTTTGCCGGGTCTAGGCCGGTAAAAATTTGCGCCATGACCGGTTGTTTCTCTCCTGGTTGTTTCTCTCCTGGTTGTTTCTCTGCCGGTTGTGGTTGTGCTGGTTGTGGCTGTGCTGGTGGCAGGTTCGCCGCTGGTTGCGCCTGCGGGGGATCGGCCTGGAGGGGAGCCGTTTGTTGCAACGGGGCGTTACTATCGGCGGCAGGGTTTTCAGCCGCAAAATCCCCGGCAAGAGAGGCGCTGTCAAAAGGTTGCAGGGCGACCGTCCCCGGCAGGGGGGGCAACGCGGGTTGCCTTGATTCTGACTTGACCCGTGTGTCTAGTGGTGCGGGAGGATTCTTGAAACTGTGGGTCAAAAACAAAATATCATTAAAACGCAGTAAGAATATCAATAGCAGCCCCCCACCCACCACGGCATAGGTCAAATGCCGCCGATCCCGCCCCACCAGATAATTGCGGGCACGATAGGGAGACTGCAATCGGGCACGATTAAAATCGATTTGCATTACAGACCAAAAGATACGTGGCGACTGGCTTATAGGAAAAAAAGCCAGATGAGCGGGCGGACCTCGACGAGGATGCGCCCCAGCGGTTGCCCGCCTGGCGACGGACGGCGGCCCTCCCCAAGGAAAATACCCGCCTCCAACGGCCTCCGGGACGTCGGCTGTGATATGAGTTCTCGAATCTAAATCAATTTTATTCCCTAAATGCTTTGCGGGCAAGGAAATACCGCTTAACCATTCGATTTTTCAACCTTTACCGACGCAATTGCACCCGCTGCGCGCGGGCGAGGCTCTGCAGGGCCAACTGTAGGGTCCCGCTAACTTGGCCAAACGGCTGAAAGCCGACCAATCGGCCAATTTCATGCCCCTGGGGATTGAGCAGCAACAGCGTGGGATAACTACCGACCCGGTATTGCTGGCAAATCCGGGGAAATTGATCGCAATCCAGTTCCACGCAGACAAACTGATTTGTCAAAGAACGGATTTGTCCCTGACATAGCACTTCGTCCGCTAACTGATGGCAATATTTGCACCATTCAGCCGTAAAAAATACCAATATCGGCTTTCCCTCCGTGCGGGCTTGCAGGCGGGCTTGCTCCAGATCGGTCAAATAACCCAGGCTGGGAAGCGCGGGAGCGCTGGGGGTGGATGGGGGAGTGTGCGGATTTTGGGCCTGCTCGCAGCCGGTCAAATGAATGGCGACATAGGCCAAGCTGACAGCCACCAACCAAGACAGCAAACTAAACACACCCTGGCGAGCCCGCATAGGATAATCCCTTGATGTTAGCGACATGAATGCGTGCGTATGGCGGTTGGTTGGACTGCCCTGTTATCGGTTAGAGGTGGCCCGCTCTTGACGCCAATCCGCACAAATGACAAATGCGCCGTCGAAATGATTCATCCTTCCCCGGCGCAGTGGCGCGAACATCTGTGGGACACGCGGGAACCGGGCAAGTTCACGATGCTAGCGGCGCAAAAGCGATCTGGACCGCGAACGAGAGTTTCGCTACGTTTTGCGGGCCTCCCCCTCCGCGATTTGGCGGATGGGGCAATTGCAGCTCCATTCAAAATTGCCCGCGCCGTATGTCCGTCAGCGAAGCAAATCCCGATTCCGCGCTCCCTTTTTGGGCCCGCGCGCAGGATTTTTTGCTGCCATTGGCGGTAATAGCCAGCGTGCTGGTGATCATGATTCCGCTGCCGCCGGCGCTGTTGGATATTCTGCTAGCCTGCAATATCGCGGTCGCGGTCATTGTGCTACTGACGACGATTTATGTGCGGGTACCGCTAGAATTTAGCGTCTTTCCCTCGCTACTCCTGGCCACCACGCTGGCCCGGCTGGTCCTCAATGTCGCCACCACCAGGCTAATTTTGACCCGCGCGCCGCGGGACGGGGCCTTGGCTGCGGGGCATGTGGTTAAGGAATTTGGCGAATTTGTCGCCGGTAACGACCTGGTGGTCGGCATTATTATCTTTGTCATCATCGTGGTGATTCAGTTTATTGTCATTACCAAGGGCGCGACGCGGATCAGCGAGGTCGCCGCGCGGTTTGCCTTGGACGGCATGCCCGGCCGCCAAATGGCTATCGACGCCGACCTGAACGCCGGAATCATCGACGAAAACGAGGCCCAACGCCGTCGGCAAGAGGTCTCGCGGCAGGCGGACTTTTACGGGGCGATGGATGGCGCCAGCAAATTCGTCCGGGGGGACGCCATTGCCGGCATTCTCATCACGATCATCAATATTGTCGGCGGTTTGGTCATCGGCATGTGGGAAGGGGGGATGTCCCTGGGCCAGGCGGCGTCGGTATTTACCAAGCTCACCATCGGAGATGGGCTGGTCAGCCAGGTCCCCGCGTTTTTAATCTCCCTCGCCGCGGGCTTGCTCACCACCCGTTCCAGCCATGACAGCAACCTGCCAAAGGAGTTTGTTGGGCAGTTGTTTTCCCGCCCCCAGGCGTTGTATGTCGCGGGTGGGTTTTTAGGCCTCCTGGCGTTTTCCAACCTTCCCCCCATACCGCTACTCACCCTGGGGGGGGGATGTGTCATGTTGGCGGTTTCCCTGGGGCGTCAGAAAAAACAAGCCACCGCCGCCGCCCAAACCAAGGCCCAGGTGGAAGCGGCCAAGCCCCCGGAAGAACGGATCGAGGATTTTTTATCGACCGATCCCATGGAGATCGAAATTGGCGTCGGTCTGATCAAATTGGCCGATCCCAAGCGGGGGGGGGACCTGTTACAACGGATTCAGCGCGTGCGGCAAAACGTGGCGGGCGAGATTGGCATTATCATGCCCAAGGTCCGTATTCGCGATAATGTCCGGCTAGAACAAAATCAGTACCGGATCAAAATCGCCGATGTGGCCGTGGCCGAGGGACAGCTCGAGCCGTACAAGCTACTGGCGATGGATTCGGGAGTGACCACGGGTAAAGTAGGGGGGTTGGAAACACGTGAGCCGGCCTTTGGCACGCCCGCTACCTGGATCGATCCCGGACAACGGAGCCAGGCGGAATTGCATGGTTACACCATTGTCGAACCAGCGGCCGTGTTGGCCACCCACTTGACCGAGACCGTCCGTAAACACGCCGACGAAATCCTCACCCGCGACGCGACCAAGCACCTGGTCGAGGAACTAAAGAAATCACAGCCCGCCACCGTCGAGGAACTCATCCCCGGCCAAATGAAACTGGCCGAGGTGCAGCGCATCCTGCAAGCCCTCTTGCGGGAACAAGTCCCCATCAAGCTGCTGGGGCCCATATTGGAAACGCTGGGAGATTATGCCAGCCGGACCAAGGACCCCATTTTGCTGGCGGAATACGTGCGGCACCGCCTGGCACGGGCGATTTGTTCGCGCTATCGCGATAAAGAAAACCGGTTGTACGTGGTGACGCTGGATCCCGCGGTGGAAGACCGGATCAAGGCGGGACTAGAGCATAACGAACGGGGCCTGACTGTCCGCATGTCCCCCCCCGCGATCGATGCCACGTGCCGGGTCATAGCCCGTGAGATCGACAAATTAACGCAAAAACACAAACCGCCGGTGTTGCTGGTCAGTCCGCAAATCCGCGTGGGACTAAAGCAGTTGACCTCCGCGCAATTGCCTCGGCTGGTGGTGCTCAGCTTTAACGAAGTGACCCGCGATACCGTGATTGAATCCATTGGTATGGTAGTGGACGGAAAATAAATTGTTCCCGGCGCATGATTGACGCCAGGGCGGCCCTAGGTTCAGCAGGATGCAGGAATGACAGCAGCACGCGATTTGCGCAAATCCGACATTCGCACGTTTCAGGCCGGCTCACTGCGCGAAGCCCTGGAATACGTGCGTCAAGAGTTCGGCCCCGCCGCCCAGATAGTCCGCACGCGCGAAATACCCGCCGGTGGACTGTGGAACCGACTGGCGGGCAGGACCCAAATCGAAATTTCGGCCCAGGCCGCCCAACTGGCGGAAGAAGCGGTGGTTTATGAACCCGCCGCCGCGCCGCTGGATCTCGGTTTGGATCTACAGGATCCGCGCTGGCAATTGGCACAACGCTTTGCCCCCGCAACCTCCGATGGCCCCGCCCCGCCATCCCTCCCGCCCGTCCCAACCCGGCAAACATCCACCCCCACCGCCCAGTCCGGCTCTACCCGCGCTGAACAAGCCCGCGCGTCTTGGGCGTGGCCGGCGGAAGCCTCTTTGTTATACGCCGAACTGGTTGCCGCCGAAGTCGACCCCACGGCGGCGCATCAACTCATCACCGAGGCCCTAAGAATTTCAACCTCCACCGCGTCCACGCCTGAACGTTCGCTCCGCCAAGCGCTACTCCGTTGTCTCGAGTGGGAATTCCCCGTTGATGGCCCCATCCAGCTTCCACCGGGGGAGCAGCGGCTGGTGGCGTTTATCGGGCCTACCGGTGTGGGAAAAACCACCACCCTCGCTAAACTGGCCGCCCATTTTCATTTGCGACAGCGGCGGCGCGTGGGCCTGGTGACCCTGGACACTTATCGCGTGGCGGCGGTGGAACAACTGCGGATTTATGCCGAA
The nucleotide sequence above comes from Pirellulales bacterium. Encoded proteins:
- a CDS encoding thioredoxin family protein — its product is MRARQGVFSLLSWLVAVSLAYVAIHLTGCEQAQNPHTPPSTPSAPALPSLGYLTDLEQARLQARTEGKPILVFFTAEWCKYCHQLADEVLCQGQIRSLTNQFVCVELDCDQFPRICQQYRVGSYPTLLLLNPQGHEIGRLVGFQPFGQVSGTLQLALQSLARAQRVQLRR
- the flhA gene encoding flagellar biosynthesis protein FlhA, which gives rise to MSVSEANPDSALPFWARAQDFLLPLAVIASVLVIMIPLPPALLDILLACNIAVAVIVLLTTIYVRVPLEFSVFPSLLLATTLARLVLNVATTRLILTRAPRDGALAAGHVVKEFGEFVAGNDLVVGIIIFVIIVVIQFIVITKGATRISEVAARFALDGMPGRQMAIDADLNAGIIDENEAQRRRQEVSRQADFYGAMDGASKFVRGDAIAGILITIINIVGGLVIGMWEGGMSLGQAASVFTKLTIGDGLVSQVPAFLISLAAGLLTTRSSHDSNLPKEFVGQLFSRPQALYVAGGFLGLLAFSNLPPIPLLTLGGGCVMLAVSLGRQKKQATAAAQTKAQVEAAKPPEERIEDFLSTDPMEIEIGVGLIKLADPKRGGDLLQRIQRVRQNVAGEIGIIMPKVRIRDNVRLEQNQYRIKIADVAVAEGQLEPYKLLAMDSGVTTGKVGGLETREPAFGTPATWIDPGQRSQAELHGYTIVEPAAVLATHLTETVRKHADEILTRDATKHLVEELKKSQPATVEELIPGQMKLAEVQRILQALLREQVPIKLLGPILETLGDYASRTKDPILLAEYVRHRLARAICSRYRDKENRLYVVTLDPAVEDRIKAGLEHNERGLTVRMSPPAIDATCRVIAREIDKLTQKHKPPVLLVSPQIRVGLKQLTSAQLPRLVVLSFNEVTRDTVIESIGMVVDGK
- the flhF gene encoding flagellar biosynthesis protein FlhF — its product is MTAARDLRKSDIRTFQAGSLREALEYVRQEFGPAAQIVRTREIPAGGLWNRLAGRTQIEISAQAAQLAEEAVVYEPAAAPLDLGLDLQDPRWQLAQRFAPATSDGPAPPSLPPVPTRQTSTPTAQSGSTRAEQARASWAWPAEASLLYAELVAAEVDPTAAHQLITEALRISTSTASTPERSLRQALLRCLEWEFPVDGPIQLPPGEQRLVAFIGPTGVGKTTTLAKLAAHFHLRQRRRVGLVTLDTYRVAAVEQLRIYAEILDVPLAVASTAAEVPAALLKMADRDLVLIDTAGRAPQDNLRMAELQGLLAAIRPAETHLVLSLAQGARGLMQAAEGFAAVPYTRLLLTKRDEAATWGGLLGVCRRTGKGIGYLSTGQNVPADLILADSRELARGILGEPQA